One genomic segment of Chroogloeocystis siderophila 5.2 s.c.1 includes these proteins:
- a CDS encoding FHA domain-containing protein produces MALQPNQNHILIVEDDQGRKEFSLDAPVYSIGRDARCDIRLFSQFVSRRHATLVRLPREDGSFYYRIIDGDYKGKPSANGLLINGRKIPAHDLKNEDEIVFGPQVRAIYYLLSRDTMPSGPLDEYDVTLIGPNMMPEFED; encoded by the coding sequence ATGGCTTTACAACCTAATCAGAACCACATACTGATTGTTGAAGACGATCAGGGACGTAAAGAATTTAGTTTAGACGCTCCTGTGTACTCTATCGGCAGAGACGCGCGCTGCGATATCCGTTTGTTTTCGCAGTTTGTTTCTCGTCGTCACGCAACGCTGGTCAGATTACCACGCGAAGATGGCAGCTTTTACTATCGTATTATTGACGGCGACTATAAAGGAAAACCTAGTGCCAATGGATTACTGATTAATGGTCGGAAAATTCCTGCACACGACCTCAAAAATGAAGATGAAATTGTGTTTGGTCCTCAAGTTCGAGCAATTTATTACCTATTGAGCAGAGACACAATGCCTTCTGGTCCCTTGGACGAGTATGATGTAACTTTGATTGGTCCGAATATGATGCCAGAGTTTGAAGACTAA
- the tmk gene encoding dTMP kinase, whose product MSGRLIVFEGVEGCGKTTQLQRSHQWLKTLSLSVIVTREPGGTDLGTALRQLLLNVNTQPIYHSTELLLYVADRAQHVEEVLKPELANGTIILCDRYVDSTVAYQGYGRGLSHSLIAQLNSIATRGLESDVTIWLDIDVAISLARKQYQSTSDCAERSAGGDRIEQEKIEFHRRVQQGYTELAQNHPNRIVRVDASRSVAEVQEQIQQILLQRFPEIRSKSKS is encoded by the coding sequence ATGAGTGGTAGATTGATTGTCTTTGAAGGTGTCGAAGGTTGCGGCAAAACAACGCAGTTACAGCGATCGCATCAATGGCTAAAAACATTATCGTTATCTGTGATCGTCACCCGCGAACCAGGTGGAACAGATTTAGGTACGGCGCTACGCCAATTATTGTTAAATGTAAATACACAGCCAATTTATCATTCTACTGAGTTATTATTATACGTAGCAGACCGCGCCCAACACGTAGAAGAAGTCCTCAAACCCGAGCTCGCTAATGGAACCATTATTTTATGCGATCGCTATGTTGATTCTACCGTCGCGTATCAGGGTTACGGGCGAGGTCTAAGTCATAGCTTAATTGCGCAATTAAATTCCATTGCCACACGTGGATTAGAAAGCGATGTCACAATTTGGTTAGATATCGATGTAGCTATCAGTCTCGCCAGAAAACAGTACCAAAGTACGAGTGATTGCGCGGAGCGCAGCGCCGGAGGTGATCGCATCGAGCAAGAAAAAATAGAGTTTCATCGCCGCGTACAACAAGGTTACACTGAATTAGCTCAAAACCACCCAAATCGGATTGTTCGAGTCGATGCTAGTCGCAGCGTAGCTGAAGTACAAGAACAAATTCAGCAAATCTTACTACAACGCTTTCCTGAAATTAGAAGCAAGAGTAAATCGTAA
- a CDS encoding 2Fe-2S iron-sulfur cluster-binding protein codes for MATHIRFLPDNVTVTASVGEPLLAVAQRAGVTIPTGCLMGSCHACEVELEDGDTICACITAVPPGCAELTIYLFSDPTW; via the coding sequence ATGGCAACTCATATACGTTTTTTACCAGATAATGTAACGGTGACAGCTAGTGTTGGTGAACCTTTATTAGCTGTTGCGCAACGGGCTGGAGTCACAATTCCTACTGGCTGTTTGATGGGATCGTGTCACGCTTGTGAAGTAGAACTAGAAGATGGAGACACGATCTGTGCTTGTATTACCGCTGTTCCGCCTGGGTGCGCGGAATTAACAATTTATCTGTTTAGCGATCCGACGTGGTAA
- a CDS encoding Npun_F0494 family protein, which translates to MSIAESNSPKKVLYPRKTVERAKVALACSPFQRHLFETMCYQSVSTNAIANVSGTQQGYTKRPLSELAVENALMWLIQVGVLRREVDGQGITDSFRLTPLGRQLVEETQQSWNPTRRDRLSNMLNRWLRLPF; encoded by the coding sequence ATGTCGATTGCCGAGTCCAACAGTCCCAAAAAAGTTCTTTATCCAAGAAAAACAGTCGAACGCGCGAAAGTAGCACTGGCGTGTTCGCCGTTTCAACGACATTTATTTGAAACGATGTGCTATCAAAGCGTTTCTACCAATGCGATCGCCAATGTGAGTGGCACTCAGCAAGGCTATACCAAGCGTCCGCTATCGGAATTAGCCGTAGAAAATGCTTTAATGTGGTTAATTCAAGTTGGAGTACTGCGCCGTGAAGTTGACGGACAGGGAATTACAGATAGTTTTCGTTTAACGCCGTTAGGTCGGCAGTTAGTCGAAGAAACTCAACAATCGTGGAATCCAACACGTCGTGATCGTCTGTCAAATATGCTGAATCGCTGGCTGCGACTGCCATTTTAA
- the nrtS gene encoding nitrate/nitrite transporter NrtS, protein MKFLRGYFLSLVNPQFMPIALKVAVVIGSLLFAINHGAAFVQGQMTRDRWISATLTYLVPYFVNIHGQYISSSRRLK, encoded by the coding sequence ATGAAGTTCCTACGAGGTTATTTTCTTAGCCTTGTCAATCCTCAATTTATGCCAATTGCGCTCAAGGTCGCAGTTGTCATTGGTTCATTGTTGTTTGCGATCAATCATGGTGCAGCTTTTGTCCAAGGACAGATGACACGCGATCGCTGGATTTCGGCAACTCTGACTTACTTAGTTCCCTACTTTGTCAATATCCACGGTCAATATATCAGTAGTTCGAGAAGACTTAAATAA
- a CDS encoding heavy metal translocating P-type ATPase → MQLVPKTESPQSVPSSINQPTETITLDIQGMKCAGCVKVVESQLTKNESVLSACVNLVTEVAVVECTAGAVDAAELAENLTAAGFPTQPRYAQGEATVSSSVEPAKHRHEMQSAFRQLVVAGVLLVLSSLGHFSEWGLPAPPMLHNIWLHFGLASTTLLGPGRPILLDGWRGLRRNAPNMNTLVGLGTLTAYTASLVALLFPQLGWDCFFDEPVMLLGFILLGRTLEQQARGRAASAFRELLALQPQVARLIAEPTTTVSSGCESVEIPADRVRVGEWLQVLPGEKIPVDGEIVAGKTTVDESMLTGEAMPVTKHPGDLVAAGTINQLGTISLRATRTGKDTTLAQIVALVEAAQTRKAPVQKLADTVAGYFTYGVLTAAVLTFVFWYFIGTHIWSDVVTQPHHLVHLGHNSLHQPHHVQTTIYSPLLLSLKLAIAVMVVACPCALGLATPTAILVGTGVGAERGLLIKGGDVLQRVHQLSAVVFDKTGTLTTGLLHVSDCIALTEICREEAISDTQYLLQLAAAAESGNAHPVATAIRQAAQQQNLPILDAHNFDMEPGLGVSAVVAGHTQVLLGNQEWLKQHSITIDDAAQQLSQSLLSNGKTVIYVAVESALVGLIALTDTLRADAKATVDSLRQIGLQVMLLTGDRQEVAAAIALQLAIEPHHILAGVRPSGKAAAIQQLQSQNHLVAMVGDGINDAPALSQAEVGIALKTGTDVAMETAEIVLMRDRLTDVVVAIKLSRATFNKIRQNLFWAFAYNTLGIPIAAGVLLPSFGFVLSPAAAGAFMALSSISVVTNSLLLRRFHQTEMKTPAGV, encoded by the coding sequence ATGCAACTTGTCCCAAAAACCGAGTCACCGCAGTCTGTACCGAGTAGTATCAATCAACCCACAGAAACAATCACACTAGACATTCAAGGGATGAAGTGTGCTGGCTGTGTTAAGGTTGTCGAAAGTCAGTTAACAAAAAATGAGAGCGTACTTTCTGCGTGTGTAAACTTGGTTACAGAAGTTGCCGTTGTTGAGTGTACCGCAGGTGCTGTAGATGCCGCCGAACTCGCAGAGAATTTAACCGCTGCTGGGTTCCCTACCCAACCACGTTATGCACAGGGAGAAGCTACTGTTTCTAGTAGTGTAGAGCCAGCAAAACACCGTCATGAAATGCAATCAGCATTTAGACAGTTAGTTGTTGCTGGCGTTTTGCTTGTATTGTCTAGCTTGGGACATTTCAGCGAGTGGGGTTTGCCTGCACCGCCGATGTTGCACAATATTTGGCTGCACTTTGGACTCGCAAGTACCACCTTACTCGGACCAGGACGCCCAATTTTACTTGATGGCTGGCGGGGATTGCGGCGCAATGCACCCAACATGAATACCTTAGTGGGATTGGGAACGCTGACGGCTTACACCGCAAGTTTAGTAGCACTTTTGTTTCCACAACTCGGTTGGGACTGCTTTTTTGACGAACCCGTGATGCTGTTGGGCTTTATCTTACTCGGAAGAACATTAGAACAACAAGCGCGAGGACGTGCAGCATCTGCTTTTCGTGAATTACTAGCGCTGCAACCGCAAGTTGCGCGTTTAATAGCCGAGCCCACAACCACAGTTTCTTCAGGATGCGAAAGTGTAGAAATTCCTGCTGATCGCGTGCGCGTAGGCGAATGGTTACAAGTTCTACCAGGTGAAAAAATCCCCGTTGATGGTGAAATCGTTGCAGGGAAGACAACGGTAGATGAATCAATGCTCACTGGGGAAGCCATGCCAGTGACAAAGCACCCTGGAGATCTTGTAGCCGCAGGGACAATAAATCAACTAGGAACAATTTCACTACGAGCAACGCGTACAGGGAAAGATACGACGCTAGCCCAGATTGTCGCTTTAGTAGAAGCCGCGCAAACGCGCAAAGCACCCGTTCAAAAATTAGCAGATACAGTAGCAGGATATTTTACCTACGGCGTGTTAACCGCTGCGGTATTGACTTTTGTGTTTTGGTATTTTATTGGGACTCATATCTGGTCTGATGTCGTCACGCAGCCGCATCACCTTGTCCACTTAGGACATAACTCACTACATCAGCCGCATCATGTCCAAACGACAATTTATTCGCCGCTGTTACTCAGTTTAAAACTTGCGATCGCCGTGATGGTTGTTGCGTGTCCGTGTGCTTTAGGACTAGCGACACCTACCGCGATTCTTGTCGGTACAGGAGTAGGTGCAGAACGTGGGTTATTGATCAAAGGTGGCGATGTCTTGCAAAGAGTACATCAATTAAGTGCAGTAGTTTTTGATAAAACTGGTACGCTCACAACTGGACTTTTGCACGTCAGCGATTGCATCGCCTTGACAGAAATCTGCCGCGAAGAAGCTATATCTGATACTCAGTACCTGCTACAACTAGCCGCAGCCGCAGAAAGTGGCAACGCGCATCCTGTAGCTACCGCGATCAGACAAGCTGCACAACAGCAAAATTTGCCAATTCTCGATGCCCATAACTTCGACATGGAACCAGGATTAGGAGTATCAGCCGTAGTTGCAGGTCATACTCAGGTGTTGCTGGGTAATCAGGAATGGCTCAAACAGCACTCGATTACGATTGATGATGCTGCACAACAACTGAGTCAATCGCTGCTCAGTAACGGTAAAACTGTCATCTATGTAGCAGTAGAAAGTGCATTAGTAGGATTAATTGCGCTGACAGATACGCTCAGAGCAGACGCAAAAGCTACGGTAGATAGCTTGCGGCAAATCGGTCTACAAGTCATGCTCTTAACTGGGGATCGACAAGAAGTCGCGGCGGCGATCGCGCTACAACTCGCCATCGAACCACACCACATCCTTGCAGGCGTGCGTCCTAGTGGTAAAGCAGCCGCCATTCAACAACTACAATCGCAAAATCATCTCGTGGCGATGGTAGGTGATGGTATTAATGATGCTCCTGCCTTATCACAAGCTGAGGTCGGAATTGCCTTAAAAACTGGCACGGACGTTGCGATGGAAACCGCAGAAATTGTCCTGATGCGCGATCGCTTAACCGATGTTGTCGTTGCGATCAAGTTAAGCCGTGCGACCTTCAATAAAATTCGCCAAAACTTATTTTGGGCATTCGCCTACAACACACTAGGAATTCCGATTGCAGCTGGTGTTTTGCTACCGAGTTTTGGTTTTGTTCTCAGTCCAGCAGCAGCGGGTGCATTCATGGCACTTAGCTCAATCAGTGTCGTTACCAATTCTTTGTTGTTGCGCCGCTTTCACCAAACAGAAATGAAGACTCCAGCAGGCGTTTAA
- the cobQ gene encoding cobyric acid synthase CobQ encodes MKAIMVVGTTSHAGKSLLSAAICRILARRGWRVAPFKGQNMALNSYVTTSGGEIGYAQAVQAWAAGVTPTVDMNPILLKPQGNMTSQVILKGKAVGKVSATDYYEQYFDVGWQAITESLQHLAAEFDLLVCEGAGSPAEINLKHRDLTNMRVAKHLNAPTLLVVDIDRGGAFAHVVGTLELLEPEERALIRGVVINKFRGQRSLLESGLHWLEERTGIPVLGVIPWIEDVFPAEDSLDLLERKHSNQGELEIAVIRLPRISNFTDFDPLEAEPSVSLKYISPKQELGHPDAVIIPGSKTTIADLLILQRTGMAEAIQNYAAAGGTVLGICGGFQMLGKFLADPEGVEGEAGRFKGLSLLPIQTVITGQKVARQRQVVSNFPQVGLPVAGYEIHQGRSRIVETPNTPPNPNTYQALFDDPSLGLVDNYQSVWGTYLHGIFDNGAWRRAWLNRLRQQRGLKSLPTGVSNYRKQRETTLNTLAAIVEANLDLTKILPS; translated from the coding sequence ATGAAAGCAATTATGGTGGTAGGAACCACATCCCACGCTGGAAAATCGCTCCTTAGTGCAGCTATTTGTCGCATTTTGGCGCGACGTGGCTGGCGGGTTGCGCCCTTCAAAGGGCAAAATATGGCTTTAAATTCCTATGTCACCACGAGTGGGGGCGAAATTGGTTATGCACAAGCCGTACAAGCTTGGGCGGCGGGAGTCACGCCGACAGTAGACATGAACCCTATTCTGCTCAAGCCGCAGGGTAACATGACCTCGCAAGTCATTCTCAAAGGTAAAGCTGTAGGCAAAGTGAGCGCGACTGATTACTACGAACAATATTTTGATGTAGGATGGCAGGCAATTACAGAGTCATTACAACACCTCGCGGCTGAATTTGATTTGCTGGTGTGTGAAGGTGCAGGAAGTCCCGCAGAAATTAACCTTAAACACCGCGACTTGACAAATATGCGCGTCGCAAAGCATTTAAATGCTCCTACCTTGCTAGTTGTTGATATTGATCGCGGTGGTGCTTTTGCGCATGTGGTAGGTACTTTAGAGTTACTAGAACCAGAGGAAAGAGCGTTAATTCGCGGTGTCGTTATCAATAAATTTCGCGGACAGCGATCGCTTTTAGAATCAGGTCTTCATTGGTTGGAAGAACGCACGGGGATTCCTGTATTAGGTGTTATTCCCTGGATTGAAGATGTCTTTCCGGCTGAAGACTCTTTAGACTTACTCGAACGCAAACACAGTAATCAAGGAGAACTTGAGATCGCCGTTATCCGCTTACCCCGAATTTCTAACTTTACCGATTTTGACCCGTTAGAAGCCGAACCAAGTGTTTCGCTAAAATACATTAGCCCAAAGCAAGAATTGGGGCATCCTGATGCGGTGATTATTCCAGGTTCAAAAACGACAATTGCAGACTTATTAATTTTGCAGCGAACTGGAATGGCAGAAGCAATTCAAAACTATGCAGCAGCCGGCGGTACGGTATTAGGAATTTGTGGTGGCTTTCAAATGCTAGGCAAATTTCTCGCTGATCCTGAAGGCGTAGAGGGCGAAGCAGGAAGATTTAAGGGATTAAGTTTATTGCCGATTCAAACGGTAATTACAGGGCAAAAAGTAGCGCGACAACGGCAAGTTGTATCAAATTTTCCACAAGTAGGCTTACCTGTTGCTGGCTACGAAATTCATCAAGGGCGATCGCGTATCGTGGAAACTCCAAATACACCACCTAATCCTAATACATACCAAGCGTTATTTGACGATCCTAGTTTGGGTTTGGTTGATAATTATCAATCAGTTTGGGGAACGTACTTGCACGGTATTTTCGACAATGGCGCTTGGCGGCGTGCTTGGTTAAATCGCTTACGCCAACAACGCGGTCTAAAATCTTTACCTACAGGTGTTTCTAACTATCGCAAACAGCGCGAAACTACGTTAAATACGCTTGCTGCAATTGTAGAGGCAAACTTAGACTTGACGAAGATTTTGCCGTCCTAA
- a CDS encoding ABC transporter substrate-binding protein gives MKINKILSLIGVFLVSLIVTVSCSSTQPASNITNTAATATPVQMGYSGWPGWYPWAVANEQNLFAKNNVQVNLRWFDGYLDSMNAMNAGQLDANCQTLDQTISSAANGSDQVVVLVNDNSTGNDKVIVREGINSIAELKGKKVAAEEGTVDHFLLLLGMKEAGITQADIEFFPLETGAAAAAFAAGRVDAVAVYAPFTTKALERPGSKELFSSKDFPGAIPDHLVVSRKMINERPQEVQALVNTWFDTLDFIQKNQAKSLEIMAQKAGVSVADYKTYDAGTTLFSVEQNLQAFQPRNDMQSLHYAAKEINKFLLEADLIKRIPDLNRIFDDRFVKAYAASRKGRV, from the coding sequence ATGAAAATAAATAAAATCCTGTCACTTATTGGCGTTTTCTTAGTTAGCTTAATAGTGACTGTTAGCTGTTCTTCGACACAACCAGCCTCTAATATTACGAATACTGCTGCAACAGCTACGCCAGTTCAAATGGGTTATAGTGGTTGGCCTGGCTGGTATCCTTGGGCAGTTGCAAATGAGCAAAACTTATTTGCTAAAAATAATGTTCAAGTAAATCTTAGATGGTTTGATGGCTACTTAGATTCTATGAATGCAATGAATGCAGGTCAGTTAGATGCTAATTGTCAAACTTTAGACCAAACAATTAGTTCAGCAGCGAATGGCTCTGACCAAGTTGTTGTTCTAGTTAATGATAACTCAACGGGTAATGATAAAGTTATTGTCCGTGAAGGTATTAATAGTATCGCTGAATTGAAAGGCAAAAAAGTTGCAGCAGAAGAAGGAACTGTAGACCATTTTCTATTACTTTTAGGGATGAAAGAAGCTGGAATAACTCAAGCAGACATTGAGTTTTTTCCGCTAGAGACAGGTGCTGCGGCTGCCGCATTTGCAGCAGGTAGAGTTGATGCAGTAGCAGTATATGCACCTTTTACAACTAAAGCTCTAGAACGTCCTGGAAGTAAAGAATTATTTAGTTCTAAAGATTTTCCTGGAGCAATTCCAGATCATTTAGTTGTCAGTAGAAAGATGATTAATGAGCGTCCTCAAGAAGTACAAGCACTCGTCAACACCTGGTTTGATACTTTAGATTTTATACAGAAAAATCAGGCAAAATCTCTTGAAATTATGGCTCAAAAGGCTGGGGTTTCGGTTGCAGATTATAAAACTTACGATGCTGGTACTACACTTTTCTCTGTTGAACAAAACTTGCAAGCCTTTCAACCAAGAAATGATATGCAATCTTTGCATTATGCAGCTAAAGAGATTAATAAGTTTCTTTTGGAAGCTGACTTGATTAAACGTATTCCCGACTTAAATCGTATATTTGACGATCGTTTCGTTAAAGCTTACGCTGCTTCTCGCAAAGGGCGAGTGTAG
- the holB gene encoding DNA polymerase III subunit delta' has product MSNFFAPVIGQTQAIALLTQAIDRQRIAPAYLFVGSPGVGRSLTAQCFIQQIFCTNVPVAQHPQIKQRVQLGNHPDVLWVQPTYLHQGQRLTAAEAADAGVKRKAPPIIRVEQVREIAQFLSRSPLEASRNLVVIEQAETIAEAAANALLKTLEEPGLATIILIAPAVEALLPTLVSRCQRIPFYRLSREQMTQVLQQASDENLQMSPTILAIAQGSPGDAIAAIQQLQAIPAELIKALTHPPRSLHSALDLARQIDKTLETEAQLWLIDYLQHAYWQQFLAGDIQHSPLPYLEQAKKYLRSYAQPRLVWEVTFLQMSQLQPQ; this is encoded by the coding sequence ATGTCCAACTTTTTCGCACCAGTTATCGGACAAACACAAGCGATCGCATTACTAACACAAGCCATTGATCGTCAACGAATTGCGCCAGCTTATTTGTTTGTTGGTTCACCTGGGGTAGGACGTAGTTTAACCGCACAGTGCTTTATTCAGCAAATCTTCTGTACAAATGTTCCAGTCGCTCAGCATCCCCAAATCAAACAACGCGTACAACTAGGAAACCACCCAGACGTATTGTGGGTGCAACCAACTTATCTGCATCAAGGACAACGACTCACCGCCGCAGAAGCCGCCGATGCTGGAGTCAAACGCAAAGCACCGCCAATAATTCGCGTCGAACAAGTTCGAGAAATCGCGCAATTTCTCAGCCGTTCTCCGTTAGAAGCATCTCGCAATCTAGTTGTCATTGAACAAGCAGAAACAATCGCAGAAGCCGCAGCGAATGCGTTGCTCAAAACACTAGAAGAACCAGGACTAGCAACAATCATCTTAATTGCGCCTGCGGTGGAAGCGTTGTTACCAACATTAGTATCGCGGTGTCAGCGAATTCCATTTTATCGCCTAAGTCGCGAGCAGATGACGCAAGTTTTACAGCAAGCTAGCGATGAAAATTTGCAGATGTCACCCACTATATTAGCGATCGCACAAGGAAGCCCAGGAGATGCAATCGCCGCAATTCAGCAACTCCAAGCAATTCCTGCTGAACTCATCAAAGCGCTGACTCATCCACCGCGATCGCTGCATAGCGCCTTAGATTTAGCAAGACAAATTGATAAAACTTTAGAGACAGAAGCGCAATTGTGGTTGATAGATTACCTACAACACGCTTATTGGCAGCAGTTTCTAGCAGGAGACATACAACACTCACCTTTACCATATTTAGAACAAGCCAAAAAGTACTTACGCTCCTACGCACAACCACGATTAGTTTGGGAAGTGACGTTTCTACAAATGAGTCAATTGCAACCACAATAA
- a CDS encoding FKBP-type peptidyl-prolyl cis-trans isomerase, with translation MREILISLGVVIACVIVLVVAQFSSQQPDFAIAEQLTPNQPANEVVAPSNATTENTLLSNMMSDEKAITTPSGLKYIDIQEGDGATPKAGQRVYVHYTGTLENGTKFDSSRDRNRPFDFKLGAGQVIKGWDEGISTMKVGGRRQLIIPPELGYGARGAGGVIPPNATLVFDVELLRIS, from the coding sequence TTGAGAGAAATTTTAATTAGTTTAGGTGTTGTCATCGCTTGCGTCATTGTACTGGTAGTCGCGCAGTTTAGCAGTCAACAACCCGACTTTGCAATTGCCGAACAACTCACGCCAAATCAACCAGCAAATGAGGTTGTTGCACCCAGCAACGCCACTACAGAAAATACTTTACTTAGTAACATGATGTCTGATGAAAAGGCTATAACAACGCCCTCTGGACTGAAATACATTGATATCCAAGAAGGTGATGGCGCAACTCCAAAAGCTGGGCAAAGAGTTTATGTCCACTACACCGGAACTTTAGAAAACGGAACGAAGTTCGATAGTTCGCGCGATCGCAATCGTCCCTTTGACTTTAAACTCGGTGCAGGACAAGTCATCAAAGGTTGGGACGAAGGAATTAGCACGATGAAAGTCGGCGGACGTCGCCAGTTAATTATTCCTCCTGAACTTGGTTACGGGGCGCGTGGTGCAGGTGGAGTAATTCCTCCCAACGCCACCCTCGTCTTTGATGTAGAACTACTACGAATTTCCTAA
- a CDS encoding ribonuclease Z, which yields MQITFLGTSSGVPTRSRNVSSVALRLPQRAEVWLFDCGEGTQHQILRSELKISQLSRIFITHLHGDHIFGLMGLLATCGLAGNTKRIDIYGPPKLDEYLRACGRYSSTHLAYNIQVHTVQPGVVYEDNEFTVTCERLEHRITTFGYRVAEKDRPGRFDVEKAKALAIPPGRIYGQLKRGETVTLLDGRTIHGADLCGLPEIGRKIAYCTDTIYCDGAVHLAQNADVLIHEATFSHQDAELAFQRLHSTSTMAAQVALAAQVKQLIMTHFSPRYAPGNVIELKDLLQEAQAIFPNTQMAYDFMTYEVPRRREAELAKTSGQNEMVNY from the coding sequence GTGCAAATTACATTTTTAGGAACAAGTTCTGGTGTCCCCACGCGATCGCGTAATGTTTCTAGCGTGGCGCTTCGTTTACCGCAAAGAGCCGAAGTGTGGTTGTTCGACTGTGGCGAAGGTACGCAACATCAAATTTTACGCAGCGAGCTGAAAATCAGCCAACTTTCACGGATCTTTATTACCCATTTACACGGGGATCACATTTTTGGATTAATGGGGCTTTTAGCAACCTGTGGATTGGCTGGCAACACAAAAAGAATCGATATCTATGGTCCACCTAAATTAGACGAATACTTGCGCGCGTGTGGTCGTTATTCTTCGACTCACTTAGCATACAACATCCAAGTCCATACAGTACAACCTGGTGTTGTATATGAAGATAACGAATTTACTGTCACGTGCGAACGATTAGAACATCGGATTACAACTTTTGGCTACCGCGTAGCCGAAAAAGATCGCCCAGGAAGGTTTGATGTCGAAAAAGCAAAAGCCCTAGCAATTCCCCCTGGCAGAATTTACGGTCAACTTAAACGCGGGGAAACTGTGACACTGCTTGACGGACGCACCATTCACGGCGCTGATCTATGCGGTTTACCAGAAATCGGACGCAAAATTGCTTATTGTACAGATACTATCTATTGCGATGGCGCAGTCCACCTAGCTCAAAATGCCGATGTCCTCATTCACGAAGCAACTTTCTCGCATCAAGATGCAGAACTTGCTTTTCAACGCCTCCACTCTACCTCAACAATGGCAGCACAAGTCGCTTTAGCGGCTCAAGTTAAACAGTTAATTATGACGCATTTTAGTCCCCGCTATGCGCCAGGAAACGTCATCGAATTAAAAGATTTACTTCAGGAAGCCCAAGCAATTTTTCCTAACACACAAATGGCATACGATTTTATGACGTATGAAGTTCCTAGACGGCGTGAAGCAGAATTGGCAAAAACTTCTGGGCAAAACGAAATGGTTAATTACTAA
- a CDS encoding SpoIID/LytB domain-containing protein — protein MKFKLLRLLSLQGRFWWSTLFWLAFITPSAAMEIRVAIEQGVEQVKVGSSTTATIRDYSSGKPLGQLAAMNAFYAQPNPAGVALAQVKSSAMWVEPSGDGYVFIGDRWYRGKTLLMPTQQGVTAVNYVDLEQYLYSVLGGEMNGNWHQEALKAQAVAARTYAVYKRENESNGVYDVVNTQASQVYKGIASESPGTHAAVNATTGQILTHNNKAILAAFHACSGGHTENVEDVWSQPLPYLRGVAGYDDNVNACQWVKTVTGAELNQKITGIGTVQALTPVLSPYGSVKSMKFIGDRGTRELRGDALRTALGLRSTRFTITAEPLGLRFDGRGWGHGLGMSQWGAYNLAQQGVKYQQILSHYYRGASLAQLKP, from the coding sequence ATGAAATTTAAACTTCTACGCTTGTTATCGCTTCAAGGGCGCTTCTGGTGGTCAACCTTGTTTTGGCTCGCGTTCATTACTCCCTCAGCGGCAATGGAAATTCGCGTAGCAATTGAACAAGGTGTCGAGCAAGTTAAAGTTGGTAGTTCAACAACGGCGACAATCCGCGATTACAGCAGTGGCAAACCGTTGGGACAACTTGCGGCAATGAATGCCTTTTACGCGCAACCCAATCCTGCTGGCGTTGCCTTAGCGCAGGTAAAATCTTCGGCGATGTGGGTTGAGCCGAGTGGGGATGGCTATGTATTCATTGGCGATCGCTGGTATCGCGGAAAAACCTTGTTAATGCCCACACAACAAGGCGTAACTGCGGTTAACTACGTCGATTTGGAACAGTATCTCTACAGCGTTCTCGGCGGAGAGATGAATGGTAATTGGCATCAAGAAGCTTTAAAAGCCCAAGCCGTTGCGGCGCGTACTTATGCGGTTTACAAGCGAGAAAATGAAAGCAACGGTGTTTATGATGTTGTCAATACGCAAGCATCACAGGTTTACAAGGGTATTGCCAGCGAATCACCTGGTACTCATGCTGCGGTAAATGCCACCACGGGGCAAATCCTCACTCACAATAACAAAGCGATTCTCGCAGCCTTTCATGCGTGTTCGGGCGGTCATACAGAAAACGTTGAAGATGTGTGGTCGCAACCATTACCATACTTACGGGGCGTTGCTGGCTACGATGACAATGTGAATGCCTGTCAGTGGGTAAAGACGGTGACGGGAGCAGAACTGAACCAGAAAATTACTGGAATTGGCACGGTACAAGCTTTAACGCCCGTTTTAAGTCCTTATGGTAGCGTCAAAAGCATGAAATTTATCGGCGATCGCGGTACGCGCGAACTGCGAGGTGATGCTTTACGTACTGCGCTTGGTTTGAGAAGTACGCGCTTTACGATCACAGCCGAACCTTTGGGTTTACGCTTTGATGGTCGTGGTTGGGGTCATGGCTTGGGTATGAGTCAATGGGGAGCGTATAATTTAGCGCAACAGGGTGTTAAGTACCAGCAAATTTTATCGCACTACTATCGCGGTGCTAGCCTGGCTCAGCTAAAACCTTAA